Part of the Plutella xylostella chromosome 22, ilPluXylo3.1, whole genome shotgun sequence genome is shown below.
CGTAAGACGAGAACTTCTGCAATGACCGATTAACAACGCGGCGCATTCGCAGCCAAGCTCAAGATCCCGCCATTTTGCCCAACTCGAAGGAAGCCAAACAAATTGTTCCCGCTATAAATGATCATGATCAAGACCCAGCCTGCTATCACGACGACCGACGAACGAGCAATCATCAGGGTATCGTCCAGATTTCACGTCAGGGTATCTACAAGATTATTGAGGACGTCGATCCGACACATCAAAACTGCAGCGTCACCTGTGCAGCAGCCGTCTGAGACTCCGGAATATTCTACGCGGCAGACCTCCACACCATCTTCGAGTTCTACAAACGGCAGCGGCAGTGGCTATCTCCACCAGATCGGCTTGGCCTATTAGTTAAGTGTCCAAATCTCTAATTTCAAGCATTCTATCTATCTTCAAGTTAACAAATGCTTCTTTCTAGTTCCTAACAACTTTCTCTGCTATTTTCTACTACTGCAAACAATGTCATCTTCCTAATAAGATGATAATGTagtctattttttataaaactagCTAGAGACTTGTAAGTATTCTGCTATTACTTTCAAGTAGGATTCCTACTTCAGATGCTTACCTATTTTTCATAAGTCTCACTAGTTTTCATTTCAGTCTAGTTCTCATAGAGCTAGCTGGAGACTTTGTAAGTGTGGCTgctattttcaagtaagtaggtaccaattCCTATTTCAGCGACTTACCTAGTGTTTTAAAGTCTCCCtagttttcaatattcagTCTAGTTCTTACAGAGCTAGCTGGAGACTTTGTAAGTTTTCTGCTATTAATTTCAAGTATTCATACTTCAGAAAACTTACCTATTGTTTAAAGTCTCCCTAGTTTGCTATACCTAAATTCTTTTAGAATTATCTAGAGGCTGTAAGTTTCTGCTATTTTCAAGAAAGTAGGTAACTATTCCTACTTCAGAAACTTACCTAGTTTTTATAAGTCTCACTAGTTTTCAATTTTCCCCCAAGTTTTTTTGCATTCTTTGTTTGCAACAAGTGATCAGCATTGCTCTGCCGACCAATTTCAGCTGGGCCGCTATCCTGCGAGGTTCGTGCACGTCACAACGAGCGTCCTCTGCCCAGAGTCAGCCTACGTCGAGCAGTGCCCCAGATCCTGTGGTCAAGTCTTCGCGGTCAGCGGTAACAAGTCACCGAGGAGGAGCGTGAGACACCACCTATCTATTTTTGTACATTCAGTTGCACTGCACTGctattttaaacctattgctATCTTAACAAACAAGCATGACAGAGCTAAAGGCACTTTTTGCCAAGCGCAGCTCCGTAAAGGGCCGCTTAACAAAGTTTCATAACTATCTTGACACTATACTATCAATAACTGAACCAAGTGCAGAGCAGCTTAATGAGCTTGCGCTAAGATTGGCAAAGATTGAGTCATTGGCCAAAACATTTGATGATTTACAATGTCAGATCGAGATTTTAAACTCTGATGCATTAGATTCAGAGCTTGATGAGCGGGAACTTATTGAGCAAGActtctataaatttatatccaAAGCCCAGCTTATCCTAAGCAGTGAGAAGCCTAAATCTAATGCATCCAATAGCATGCCTTCTGGAGGTCCATCGTTTAAACTTCCACAAATTCAAATATCAAAGTTTGATGGCTCACTCCACCACTGGCTCGAGTTTAGGGACATGTTTGTATCATTGATACATGAGAATCCGAGTATACAGCCCGTTCATAAGTTCCACTACCTTAATTCCTACCTAGAAGGAGAGGCTGCCCGTGTCACATCAAACTTAGAAATGTCAGCGTCTAACTATGACAAAGCATGGTCTTTATTATGCGATCGGTTTAACAACAAGAGGCAATTGATAAGTTACCATTTAAATTCACTCTTCAACACTGAAAAATTAAACCGTGAGTCAGACAGATCACTGCGTACGCTGATTGACAATGTTAACAAGAACCTGCGTGCACTTGCCAGCCTCGGTGAACCGACAGACAGTTGGGACACTTTGATTATCCATATGATAACATCAAAACTGGATTCTCCAACCAATCTAAAATGGGAAGAGCATCGTAACACTTTAAGTGACTCTCCCACACTTGCAATTTTTAACAAGTTCCTGAAGGATAGAGCCGATGTACTAGAATCATGTAGCAACAACAAGTTTGACCAATCTAAGCCACAAACGCCTCACAAATCACAAGCGAAAACTTATACTTGCACGGCACAGCTCTCACACAACACTAACCCGACATTTGCATGTGTGTTTTGCAAGGCAACTCATAGAATTTATGATTGCCCTAATTTTTTAGCGTTGCCTGTTGAACAACGAATTGCTGAAGCTGCTAAATTGGGATTATGTTTTAATTGCCTCCGCTTGGGTCACCATAGCTCCCGCTGCCCCATGGGTCCATGCCGGGAATGCAGAAAACGCCACAACAGCCTGCTGCATAAGGTTTTACCTTCTCCACAGCCAGCAACGAGCGCCTCTTCTGTTGCACAAGCGGACACGGCGGTCAACATCAGCGTCCAGCCGACTAATCTAGTTTTTCTGTCAACAGCACTGCTACGGGTCATAAATCCAAAAACTAATAAAGAATGCGTTGTGAGAGCACTATTGGACTCAGGTAGCCAGTCTAGTTTTATAACCGAGTCCCTAAAACAAACACTAGGTTTGGATGCCTTACCTACAAACATTAAGGTAATCGGCATAGGCAATACCAACAGCAGTTCCGTTAGTGAACGCAGTATTGTCCAATTTCAGTCAACAAATTCGGATTTTAAGGTCACCCTATCATGTTCTGTCCTAAGGGAAATAACAGGTGACCTTCCCAAGGTCCATGTGGATTtaaaagaatttaaatttcCACCTAAAATAATGTTAGCTGACCCAAGTTTTAACACCCCAGCGCCAATAGATGTTCTCATCGGTGCCGATATATTTTGGGATGTTGTCGGCGACAAACAGCAATCATTAGGAAAAGGCAAGCCATACTTGCGCAGTTCACAATTAGGTTGGATCGTGTCCGGCCCTATGTGTATTGATAATTGTGAACCTATCTATAATTCGCGAAGTAACTTTTCCCTCTCTCTCCATAATATGCAGGAGGATGTCACTCTGAACAACCAGTTTGCCCGCTGCTGGGGGCCCGAAGTGCTTCCCCagtctaacccccttattcatagaaaagttacaagacgttttaactaataaactgttttgtccctctctgtcaaagaacaaattgttctttgtcggagagggacaaaacagtttattagttaaaacgttctgtaacttctctatgaataagggggtaagccTTTACTGAGTGACAGCGAGATAGCTTGTGAGAAATATTTGCTTACAAACACTACTCGCCTAGATAATGGTCAGTTTAGTAATAAACTGCCTGATTCACCCGAGTGTCTTGGTGAATCCTATATTAATGCTAAAAAGCGATTACTCGCCCTAGATAAGCTTTTCAGGAAGCAGCTTGAACTGAAGACAGCCTATTCCACATTTATTCAGGAACATTGTTCTGAATCAGCTGTTCTAAACCCTGAACTTCACAACTATTTTGGGTGTCATGACACCGAAGCTGAACTCCTAAACATATTAGAGTCTCTTACAGATACTCTGAGTTCAGCATGCTTACATTTAAGGAAGTTCAGGCCCAACTTGCCATCGTTTTTCAAAAAttctaattataatttaaatgtaaacgAGACTTTGAGTGATTCCACCAATACTTTGGGTTTAGGTTGAGATGCAACCATTAACAAGCTAAGGTATttctatttaatttcaaataaagtCAGCCCAGTGAAATCACTAAAAAGACAATACTTTCTATATTTtctaatatacttatattttttataatttctagTACAGTCCAATTCAAAATGCTATCAACTATAGTTACATAAGCTTTATTGGGACGTaactgtacctaattattaatgatattattattaaaacactGGGAATTTTTTATAAGCTAATTTAGCccatattcatattttatgttccCAGGCGAGCCTTTTGTGACGATCCAACATGCATCGAGCTTCACTGTTTATGTGAACTCCcatctataataaatatgcataTGACTGGTCCTTTCTCCATTCTAAGTAGGTTTTAataattcaaatttcaaaGATCAATTGTTTATGCTTAACTTAAACTAAACTTAACTATTTTGTATGTCAAAGATACAAATGTGTACATCTCGAGGCAGTGATTGAGCTGTCAAACTATTGCTATTACTTCTACAaggtacattttaaattttttaagcATCTAATGTTGCGGCAATTGATTCCATCAACTTCAATTTTATACTATCTATATATCTATCTCACGCTCCTTATTTCGTTGACTTGTGAGACGCTGGAATTTATTCCGCAAAGTACCACTTTAAAAGGGTCATGGGCTACACAAACCTCACGTTTGAggattcttatttttttcactaatatttttattagtcgCCGACTATGTCCCCTATCGTTTTGTCCTTAAGGCCATAAGTTTTTTTCTCTTGGACATTTTCTAATTGACCGGCCGTTAATGTCGCTGCCGTCTCCGAAGAAAGAAGACTCAAGAATGCCGCAGTGCTACGCAGCAAGCGAGCACCTCCGATAGCAATGCCTGGAGCCGACGCAAAGTCACGAATGGCCGACGTGCAATCGATGTGCATAGTGATTGAAGATCCCTTCAACCGGGGGGACTATGTTCACGCGTGTAAACGCGCCATAAGTGCAAACTGTTAATCTGTGAAACTAGTGTAATCTGTGTCCATAAAAAACTATATCTTTTCTTCTCTATGCTTAATACTTTTGTTCGATTGTTAATGATTGTTTGCAACTAAAATGTAAAACGATACTAAAATGTGTAAAGTTAATTAAACTACGCTATTATACAAGAAGAACCCAAGACTTCtcatttacttatgttttataataaacagGTACAGCGTGTATTATGTATCTAAGATCTCTTTCTCCGTAAATTAAACGATCAATACTAATTTACTCGCAGATCAATTCAATCCTATTTATTAACCTCTAAATATACCCCTTTTTATCCCCAGGGCATAATCCCCAACTTGCAAAGCTCCCGGCTGGGAGTGGAGGAGCTGTTCATATACGGGAACCGGCTCGACAGCGCCATGGACGAGGCGGCGCGCCTGCCGCAGATCAACATCACTACACTGGATCTACAGTGGGTGCAGGTAAGACGCCATCTTGTTTTAGGTTATCTGTGTTTATGTCCCGTCAGTTACAGGTCCTTAAAGCCCTGAGGCCGTATACAGAAAGTAAGCTGGaaacttattacttactttGCCGAGCCAGCAGCAGCGTTGATAAGCGCGGAAAAATCACCACTGTGGATCTAGTACAGTGGGTGCAGGTAAGACGCCATCTTGTTTTAGGTTATCTGTGTGTAAGGCCCTTCAGTTATGGGTACTGGAGGAGCTGTTCATATACGGGAACCGACTCGACAGCGCCATGGACGAGGCGGCGCGCCTGCCGCAGATCAACATCACTACACTGGACTTGCAGTGGGTGCAGGTAAGAGACGCTGTGTTGTTTTAGCTTATCTGTGTTTATGGCTCGTCAGTTATGCGTGCTTGCGTCTACCCTTTCAACCCTGAGGCCGTATACAGAAAGTAAGCTGGAGACTTATAAACgatcatttttttatactttccCGAGCCAGCGTTGATAAGCGCTGGAAAAATATCCAGAGTAAAGTAAGCGCAAAGTTTTTAGCTTTCTGTATACAGCATAAGGTCATGGTTATTGGCTGATACAGAAGACTTCTACTTATTGCATTaccatacaaaaaatacacatgCTGAACGCTCTCAACTGAAAGCCTTATagataaatgtgtaaaattaagtacatcattacaataatacatacaaacgaTAACCTAATGTCACACCTATCTTAATCATATAGGACTTTAAATTTTCACATAGGACGCTGCAAATAAATATCATACAAacttttaagtacttacctaagtatatccGTTTGTTGTTGTTGACTAGTGTGCTGACTCACTCCGTATTAAGTAGGCCTAAttcataaattccaaagtttACAGTGCAACCCACAATCCGTATCAACGAATGATATAATGCGGTGTTACGATAACGGAACCAGATTAGGTCACTGTATCGATACGTATTTACCCGACATGCGTGTGGATGgcctaataataattatgacaaGAGGGGTCATTCTATTTACGTTGTTTGTTTGAAGTTTCGGTGCGCTGCtgtgcgagccacgactctatctcgttgcattaaacgtgctgattgcacggcagctctcgttcgttcttttttcgtcagtatagagtatcCCTCCAGGTCGTCGATTCGGACGTTGACCGATTTAGATAATTATAGGTATTGTTTTGGTTTTATCGGCGTGATTTTTTGATTTGTGATAGTGTAAGTAggtttatgtatgtaattataatGGCAAATTTTGGCCTACTTGCTTTTATATTACTGTAACTAGATGATATTATAGTGATAGGAGACATGATAAAGAGGTATTTGAAACCCTTAATTGTATTCATAAGAATTTATATGTGTTTTCAGGTACTTTCAGAAGGATGGGCGTATCCACTGAAGGGATTCATGAGGGAAAACGAGTATTTACaagtaagttattttatttctccAGTACAATGAATAGTGGAACCTCAAATATAACATGTTCGAATAAGTATCTATAATataccatcatcatcagcccgtaatcgtcCATTGCTGGGTCAggcccaaggagcgccacaacactcagtcctcaaccttcctcatccagctacTACCGGCTAACGGCGGCCCTGCAGAACTCCTCTATATCATTAACTATACTATGCACTTATTTTAAACTGCACTAACTCCTTTACTACTTATACAAGTAAATAGCAGAGATACTTGTACTTACTCCCTCATTAGTGACATTATTTATCAGCAACGGAAGTAGAACAAGtgttattacttattactaaCTAGACCTCATTAGTTTTACTGCTTGTTGTAAAGTGTGTGTACTAGATTATTACCtgttaatttgtttttgtagATTGCACTAGTTTTATAGCTAAATCTCGACTAGGAAAAGTTAACGTAGATATGATGGAAAGTAATTATTTGTATAGGCATcgtgttatttatgtattattaacaaagtataaatagtattttaatatgttgtTATGTATAATCAAGGAAAAAAGAGGATAGACTCGTCTGATCTCTTCTGGCTTCTTCttgtaagttattattattttaaaaatacgttTGTTTTCAGTCGCTACACTTCAACTGTATAACGACATCTGACGGTGAAAGAGTGAACCAATCGGTGCCGATCGTATTGCCAGTACAGACTGCTGAAAAGGAAAGGTTACAAGGTAAATTATGATACcacaataaataacttatttgtAAACACTTTTAATAATGTATCACACTGTTTTAAAAGAtagtacaaataaaaacacactTATTCTCAATGAGCTAACTTATAATAGATCAGTTCCCCCGTAAATGTAGCGAGTGCGCTGAATATAACTTTGGAAATGCGATGGTTCCCGCTAgaagcgccactttgtatCTAAGAaagatataatttttttagaGTCCCAGACACGAcccaaaataacaaaatcacACTTATTCCCATAGCTTCCACTTATAATAACTAAGTTCCAATGAAATTGTCACGAGTGCGCTGAATATAACTTTGGAAATGCACTATTTCTGTGATACGTTTGTCGATGGTtcccgctagaggcgccattttgtatgtaagaaagatataaatatttgtaaatccCACATATGCTATACACAGCTTACAGTTTCccttatattttattcgtggctatttattataatgataacaAATACATACTACTTTATTACCCAGGTGCCGAGGCCATAGCCCTCACATACAACGGCAAGAGCGTAGCCATACTGCGAGCCCCCGAGTTCTACCCGCACAGGAAAGAAGAGAGGTGTTCCAGACAGTTCTCCATTTACAACACCGGACACCCGTATATTAAGGTGAGGaggaaaaattataaaagtataagGGCCTGTCTAGAAtatctggataatggctacctgtgggataaaagaaatgctgtcactgtctagaACATAATTATAGAGAAAGACAGAGTACAACGTGTCTTTTATCCATCAGGTAGctattatccagacattgtgtaGCAGGCCAGAAGTCCCCAAATAATGCACCTGTTGAAGCTCACTCGAGGTGATATGTTATTTACGCCATCAAGAccattattaaatatattaaaattataatttgtttcaGATGATTGAGGAATCCGGTGATTGGCTGGTGGGCGGAAACTTGgaggtaaatatattttcttactACTTGATTTAGTCGATAGAGATCTAGGTGGTACGGTTATCAGCATACAAGTCGATACAGACCTAGTTGGTACGGTTATCAACATGTACAGTCAACAAATGAGATATGTATGCCACCCCATCGAAAAcacttaaattttatgatgCACTCTGAGTATCACAATttgtgaaattaaaaatagttaacCAATAGATATCTTCAAACACACTATAGTATAATCtgtaattaaatacctacgtttATTTCCAGGTATTCGAAAGGATCCGCTGGGATGACGGCCTCGACTCGTACCGCCTCACCCCCAACGAACTCAGGAAAAAGTTCCAAGAGATGAACGCTGACGCAGTGTTCGCCTTCCAGGTAAAAACTTACGTATACAataattgatgacattacTTATTATCCAATTAAAAATCTTACCAGGAATTTCCTAATTAATTAtgcattaaattggaaaattGTTTAATCTATACAAATGTATGGACTTCTTCTTATCATGACGTGCTGAAAAGATTAGCCGTCAGATATATACATTCGTTTCActagtaggtaataattacTCCTGTGGGATTTAATAAAGGAATACAAGagcagaagggctagcacggggcgcatttaagatgtgacataagttttgcaaagcgcagcctcaagagccagcgtgacggagaacttttgtcacgtcttaatagcgccccgtgctagcccttctggatTATTAGTATAAACATTCTGTAATATTCGACACCATGTCTTTTATTCCAGCTCCGCAACCCGATCCACAACGGGCACGCCCTGCTCATGCAGGACACGCAGCGACAGCTCCTGGCGCGGGGGTACAAGCGACCCGTGCTGCTGTTGCATCCTCTAGGTATGTATGATAACTTTGTCAATCGTTAATTTTAGGTCTATCtaaagggctagcacggggcccaattaagacgtgataaaCGTTCTCCATCGCACTCGCTCTTTAGgttgcgcgatgtgagtgagcgggATGCAAAActatgtcacgtcttaaatgctccccgtgctagcccttctaaGCAGTAGCACTCCTAGTGTGTgattgaatattttatggagTGGAGAAAGTTTGCGTATTTTAAATAGGTTCAAAACAGTTCCTCTAGAGGTCACTGGAATTaaacaaatgaataaataaccGACAACTCTGCTTGCTTGTGCACCAACCCGCAcgaggccagcgtggtggactaggtctaaaacccttcctttgTCGAagatgtatgcagatgacagataATAATCCTATCAACGCGATTTGATTCAATTTCTTTGACATTCATGCTTCCTTTGGTCTATTACTgataatctattttttttttaaattattattacttacaaagCATTTCAGCTTGATTTATTTGGCTATCAATAAGATACTTCTTTCATTCAGGTGGCTGGACCAAAGACGACGACGTGCCTCTCCCCGTCCGCATCCGCCAACACCTGGCCGTGCTCAACTCACAGGTGTTGGACGCGCGAGCCACCGTGCTGGCCGTGCTGCCCTCGCCCATGATGTACGCGGGGCCCACCGAGGTGAGAGTAGAACAtgatgtataatatatatggggacatctcacacacggacatctgaccccaagctaggcagaacctgtgttatgggtgtcggacagctgatatatctacactaatacatagatagatagatactaaatataaatatcaacacccaagacccgagtacaaatatctgtgtttaaacaaatatctgccccagccgggaatcgaacccgggaccttcggctcagtagtcagggtcactaaccactacgccattcggtcgtccgaACATGATGTACGTAGAACATGATGTACGCGGGCCCACCGAGGTGAGAGTAGAACATGATGTACGCGGGCCCACCGAGGTGAGAGTAGAACATGATGTACGCGGGCCCACCGAGGTGACTgacagtaaaattttatacagggtgtgacAAAagcaatattaaaatgtttttttgcgaatttccaaaagtcgtagaacaaaaggaAGACAGTCTGCTCGGTTGTCACCAAtactcaatcatttattgcatccaACTCTGTATGTACACCTAACTATCTAGGTTTTGGTCCCCAGGGTAAACGGATATAAAGGATTTACGGATTTACATCCCCTATTATTCAAGTAAGCTGGGTTTCAGACTGTCAATGACAGATTTAAAGCCAAAATGACAGATTCTCATAATTTTGAACCTGATGGCTTAGAACAAATATTTCATGCCATCTCGAGTGCAACAAACAACTCCACAATAACCCATCTCTCCCAACCCACAGGTCCAATGGCACGCGAAATGCCGCATGAACGCCGGCGCCAACCACTACATAGTGGGGCGCGACCCCGCCGGCCTACCACACCCGGGGGGCTCGGGGGACCTGTTCGACCCCCGCCACGGCGCCATGTGCCTCAAGATGGCCCCCGGACTCGACTCACTCGAGGTGAGTCATAGTGTGTAGTATAAGAATGCTGCAACACTACATAGTAGGGCGCGACCCCGCCGGCCTACCACACCCGGGGGGGGCGGGGGCCTGTTCGACCCCCGCCACGGCGCCATGTGCCTCAAGATGGCCCCCGGACTCGACTCACTCGAGGTAATTGATAGTTATGTAAGAGGATAAAGagcgaagttcctgtacgtgtttactttgtacatatccccttattTTCAGCGCAAACAGCCTAGCTGTCGTGTAAACTAAAGCAGCAAGCTTGGGCGTTGCCATAGCTGAGGTAGGCTAAGAAATCAGGGTCTAACGCTATTactgtaattttaaattaatttgatcATAATTCTTGTTCAGATTATTCCATTCCGCGTGGCTGCGTACGACACATCGGTCGGTAAAATGGCGTTCTTCGATCCAACACGCAAAGAAGACTTTGACTTCATCTCGGGAACTAGAATGAGAGGTATAAAACACTAACTAAAACTAGTCTGAAATGGCgtataataatttgatattgTCGAATTACTTTCGATtctttttaaacttaaaaaggCTAATGCCTCCACATTTTCGTTAGACGAAATATTCTGTGCATAAACCGTTAAAATCACACTAAAACTTAAAACCTTTTTTAACCTTTgcaatatatattatatgcaATAAGTGTTGGAATCCTTATAATTTATGAAGACTAATCTACTATGTTTGTCCCCCAGGTTTGGCTCGTGCCGGAAAGGAGCCTCCGAAAGGATTCATGGCGCCGGCCGCATGGAAAGTACTCGCTGACTATTATCAGTCGTTGAAAGCAAAGATGGATACTAATTAACAACAAATAAGTACTCTCGGATTATCAGTCTTTGAAAGCAAAGATGGATAATAACTAATTAGCTACAAATATATGAGAGTGATCTGTAATTTACAGAGAAAATTGGCAGATAGACGTTAAATTATAGAAAGTTGAATTCGCGCCTAGTTTTGGCGTTAATATATCAAAAGTTTTCCTAACCTAAGTTAGGTACTATGTAATTGTAAAAATACCCACCTTTTATGCTTTGTCGCAAATTCCCTATCCATTAAGTACTGAATGACTATAGTATACTCAAACCTCATCTTTCATCTTCATCTgaaacatatttaattaaaagtagCTTTTTTGCTATACAGTGGCACCTTCTACACATTTGAGACACTTTCCATGAAACTTTCATTCGTGAAAAAAGCTACttattgaaattaataaaaaaccttGTTCAAACAACTCCATAATCACAATTCACACTGTTCCCTTCTTAGAGCTATTTAGGCACGCAAATAATTCAGTAAAAGCTAATGCATACTATATCTCTCGTAGATAATAAAACAGTAAAGAAAATGGCGGCCGTTACATAAGAGGGAGTATACACATAAAATTAGAGAGAGATAGAGCTACATCGCTCGAGTCCGTACGCcatttcatattgtttctttaccTGCGAGCATATAACTCCTaaatattaacataatatatcatgTGAAAATGAACACGGGACCTTTAGATAAGATAGAACGGCCAAGTTATGCCTAAACGTCCACAACTAatataaactaataatatattattagctgaaacttattttaataacttttctTTTCCTAATATAAGATAGGTATGACATAATTTTCAATGGCTCGAAACTCTTATAGTATATATGAGTAAAAGTAATGAGTGACTACTGAGAAGGCAAAACTTTATAAACTGTCTATAATTTGTTGTGTATTATGTTGTATCTTCgctgaaatataattttttcagGAATCAATTGTGTTATGCATATACATTCCAATCtattattgtatatgtattatgtatttttttgggatagcttttatgtacaatgtacagtattaatttatattcggACATAAATTCCCGATACTTAACATTGTATTTTACTATTTGGACGGACGAAACCTAATACAATATAATgtattaaacattttatttgtaaataggtGTACTTAGTTATTGTTTGTTAGTTAAGTTTTTATGAAtatctttaaattttatacataaattatgttaaagaatttacataataataattattacaaataaattgttGGTAAATACGACTGTAAAGATATGAAGTACCTAGATGTTATAAAgatgtattttagttataatttatttgtatggtGCTTGAagctgttatttttattttaaaataataaattctacaATGATATAAAGCTATTCACAGTTTGATTTAATCTTctcactatacag
Proteins encoded:
- the LOC105395544 gene encoding bifunctional 3'-phosphoadenosine 5'-phosphosulfate synthase isoform X3 → MKRALDDKCAQVATNVVEQKHQVSRAKRSRALGSRAFRGSTVWFTGLSGAGKTSIAFALEAYLVSKGIPAYGLDGDNIRTGLNKNLGFSKEDREENIRRVAEVAKLFADSGVVCLCSFVSPFAEDREVARRIHTDSDLPFFEVFVDTPLEECERRDTKGLYKKARDGQIKGFTGITQEYERPEAPELVVKTVAASIEESTMEVVKLLESQGIIPNLQSSRLGVEELFIYGNRLDSAMDEAARLPQINITTLDLQWVQVLSEGWAYPLKGFMRENEYLQSLHFNCITTSDGERVNQSVPIVLPVQTAEKERLQGAEAIALTYNGKSVAILRAPEFYPHRKEERCSRQFSIYNTGHPYIKMIEESGDWLVGGNLEVFERIRWDDGLDSYRLTPNELRKKFQEMNADAVFAFQLRNPIHNGHALLMQDTQRQLLARGYKRPVLLLHPLGGWTKDDDVPLPVRIRQHLAVLNSQVLDARATVLAVLPSPMMYAGPTEVQWHAKCRMNAGANHYIVGRDPAGLPHPGGSGDLFDPRHGAMCLKMAPGLDSLEIIPFRVAAYDTSVGKMAFFDPTRKEDFDFISGTRMRGLARAGKEPPKGFMAPAAWKVLADYYQSLKAKMDTN
- the LOC105395544 gene encoding bifunctional 3'-phosphoadenosine 5'-phosphosulfate synthase isoform X1, encoding MSLEQRFQKVADSFEKYKIAEWGPRTCAQVATNVVEQKHQVSRAKRSRALGSRAFRGSTVWFTGLSGAGKTSIAFALEAYLVSKGIPAYGLDGDNIRTGLNKNLGFSKEDREENIRRVAEVAKLFADSGVVCLCSFVSPFAEDREVARRIHTDSDLPFFEVFVDTPLEECERRDTKGLYKKARDGQIKGFTGITQEYERPEAPELVVKTVAASIEESTMEVVKLLESQGIIPNLQSSRLGVEELFIYGNRLDSAMDEAARLPQINITTLDLQWVQVLSEGWAYPLKGFMRENEYLQSLHFNCITTSDGERVNQSVPIVLPVQTAEKERLQGAEAIALTYNGKSVAILRAPEFYPHRKEERCSRQFSIYNTGHPYIKMIEESGDWLVGGNLEVFERIRWDDGLDSYRLTPNELRKKFQEMNADAVFAFQLRNPIHNGHALLMQDTQRQLLARGYKRPVLLLHPLGGWTKDDDVPLPVRIRQHLAVLNSQVLDARATVLAVLPSPMMYAGPTEVQWHAKCRMNAGANHYIVGRDPAGLPHPGGSGDLFDPRHGAMCLKMAPGLDSLEIIPFRVAAYDTSVGKMAFFDPTRKEDFDFISGTRMRGLARAGKEPPKGFMAPAAWKVLADYYQSLKAKMDTN
- the LOC105395544 gene encoding bifunctional 3'-phosphoadenosine 5'-phosphosulfate synthase isoform X2, whose product is MDESSAPKKKMKTCAQVATNVVEQKHQVSRAKRSRALGSRAFRGSTVWFTGLSGAGKTSIAFALEAYLVSKGIPAYGLDGDNIRTGLNKNLGFSKEDREENIRRVAEVAKLFADSGVVCLCSFVSPFAEDREVARRIHTDSDLPFFEVFVDTPLEECERRDTKGLYKKARDGQIKGFTGITQEYERPEAPELVVKTVAASIEESTMEVVKLLESQGIIPNLQSSRLGVEELFIYGNRLDSAMDEAARLPQINITTLDLQWVQVLSEGWAYPLKGFMRENEYLQSLHFNCITTSDGERVNQSVPIVLPVQTAEKERLQGAEAIALTYNGKSVAILRAPEFYPHRKEERCSRQFSIYNTGHPYIKMIEESGDWLVGGNLEVFERIRWDDGLDSYRLTPNELRKKFQEMNADAVFAFQLRNPIHNGHALLMQDTQRQLLARGYKRPVLLLHPLGGWTKDDDVPLPVRIRQHLAVLNSQVLDARATVLAVLPSPMMYAGPTEVQWHAKCRMNAGANHYIVGRDPAGLPHPGGSGDLFDPRHGAMCLKMAPGLDSLEIIPFRVAAYDTSVGKMAFFDPTRKEDFDFISGTRMRGLARAGKEPPKGFMAPAAWKVLADYYQSLKAKMDTN